One genomic region from Yamadazyma tenuis chromosome 4, complete sequence encodes:
- the CDG1 gene encoding cysteine dioxygenase (COG:E; EggNog:ENOG503P271), whose product MLSTQIPAQGPLSSSHSARTSARATPTVEDHATPRSVPDYDAEEIPDNNFGRLIRSLKAALGPNKGLSCKDIDIEHIKCLMEQYEARDDDWLKYALHDPSRPYTRNGIINLNGNANLLILCWSPGKGSAIHDHANAHCCMKILKGNLMESLYDMPQTEGQPLVCKKETVLKNQEVGYIADDIGLHKISNPDSEVSVSLHLYTPPYASMYGCSMYEAGNGKKHHVDMSKYYSWQGQVSQLTVNE is encoded by the exons ATGTTATCTACCCAAATTCCCGCCCAAGGACCTTTATCGTCCTCCCATAGTGCTAGGACCAGTGCCAGGGCCACTCCCACGGTGGAAGACCACGCCACCCCCCGCTCCGTCCCCGACTATGACGCCGAAGAAATTCCCGATAACAACTTTGGCCGCTTGATCCGCAGCCTCAAGGCCGCCTTAGGCCCTAACAAAGGTTTGTCTTGCAAAGACATCGATATTGAACACATCAAATGCCTCATGGAACAATACGAGGCACGTGACGACGACTGGCTCAAGTATGCGTTGCACGACCCATCCCGTCCCTACACCAGAAATGGTATCATCAACCTCAACGGTAATGCCAACCTCTTGATATTGTGCTGGTCTCCAGGAAAAGGAAGTGCCATCCACGACCATGCCAACGCTCACTGCTGCATGAAGATTCTTAAGGGAAACCTCATGGAGAGTTTGTACGACATGCCACAAACAGAGGGTCAGCCATTGGTGTGCAAGAAAGAAACcgtgttgaagaaccaagaagttggatacATTGCCGACGATATTGGGTTGCACAAGATTTCGAATCCAGACCTGGAAGTGTCTGTGTCGTTGCACTTATACACGCCTCCGTACGCATCGATGTATGGGTGTAGCATGTATGAAGCTGGAAATGGGAAGAAACACCATGTTGATATGAGTAAGTATTATAGTTGGCAGGGACAGGTG AGTCAGTTGACAGTCAACGAATAG
- a CDS encoding FAD-dependent monooxygenase (EggNog:ENOG503NUZI; COG:Q), whose translation MTTTYTLSRESHKDPNTFRIKYKDAKLVLDDREQSKWYIDKSIPVKETSSKVAIIGGGFSGIGAAMTTINKLGESDLVLFEKHESLGGTWFANTYPGCASDIPALWYSYTSELVSNWSELRPPQYEMLEYIRRVVDRYQLNSKARLKSQIQQATFNEKTNHWEIEGFNLATGERFKHTAQIICNCSGGLVVPNKFAPKGMETFKGDYMHSGIWDWSVDFKGKKVVVIGNGCSAAQVVPELLKFEPESVVQLVRSQHYILPPHPRFLLYLYNLLSRWGFGLLLLRWIVMIVAESRYPMYKDTGLVGRFVRWWNTRNSVRYMRKTVPKKFHDVLIPKYKIGCKRLIFDYVYCPTLHDPRIDVKAEQVVEVKEHSVILTDGSEIQADIIVACTGYDLNKGAAPYKLIGRNGNDVSKYWKENGPSAYETFLAKDLPNLFLIAGPNSASGHSSVVQAIEISCGYYAKVAKKILDGTYASICVKDEKYLEWFETTQKLLKQSVFGTAYGGCVSWYSDAKVNFAAYPYSQITYFRRGRNVKWDDLDLVKTKNS comes from the coding sequence ATGACTACCACGTATACTCTTTCACGTGAGTCCCACAAGGACCCCAACACCTTCAGGATCAAGTACAAAGATGCGAAACTCGTGTTGGACGACCGTGAACAATCCAAATGGTATATCGATAAATCCATCCCCGTCAAAGAAACTTCCAGCAAAGTCGCCAtcattggtggtggctTCTCGGGTATTGGTGCCGCCATgaccaccatcaacaaactcGGCGAGTCCGACCTTgtcttgtttgaaaaacacGAACTGTTGGGAGGAACTTGGTTTGCCAACACCTACCCGGGATGTGCCAGTGATATTCCAGCATTGTGGTACTCGTACACATCCGAATTGGTCAGCAACTGGTCCGAGTTACGTCCTCCGCAATACGAGATGCTCGAGTACATTCGTCGAGTGGTGGACCGTTACCAGTTGAACTCCAAGGCCCGGTTGAAATCCCAGATCCAGCAGGCCACCTTCAACGAAAAAACCAACCACTGGGAAATCGAGGGTTTCAACCTCGCCACCGGTGAACGCTTCAAGCACACGGCCCAGATCATCTGTAATTGCTCGGGTGGCTTAGTGGTACCCAATAAGTTTGCACCCAAAGGCATGGAAACTTTCAAAGGTGACTATATGCATTCGGGAATCTGGGACTGGTCTGTAGATTTCAAGGGaaagaaggtggtggtgatcgGAAACGGTTGCTCAGCTGCTCAGGTGGTGCCCGAGTTATTGAAGTTTGAACCGGAGTCTGTGGTGCAGTTGGTGAGGTCCCAGCACTATATTCTTCCTCCACACCCTCGGTTTTTGTTGTATTTGTATAACTTACTTTCCAGATGGGGATTTGGCTTGTTGTTGCTCCGTTGGATTGTGATGATTGTGGCAGAACTGAGATATCCCATGTACAAAGACACGGGGTTGGTTGGTCGCTTTGTTAGGTGGTGGAACACTCGTAACAGTGTGAGGTATATGCGAAAGACTGTTCCCAAGAAGTTCCACGACGTTTTGATTCCCAAGTACAAGATTGGCTGCAAACGGTTGATTTTCGACTACGTTTACTGTCCGACTTTACACGATCCTCGGATAGACGTGAAGGCCGAACAGGTGGTAGAAGTCAAAGAGCATTCAGTGATTTTGACAGATGGACTGGAAATACAGGCAGATATTATTGTGGCGTGTACTGGGTATGACCTTAACAAGGGTGCAGCTCCTTATAAATTGATCGGCAGAAATGGTAATGATGTAAGTAAATACTGGAAAGAAAATGGTCCTTCTGCGTACGAGACgttcttggccaaggaCCTTCccaacttgtttttgattgCCGGACCCAACTCAGCTTCAGGCCATTCATCCGTGGTGCAGGCCATTGAGATTTCCTGTGGCTACTACGCCAAAGTGGCCAaaaagattttggatggCACCTATGCCTCTATTTGTGTTAAAGACGAAAAGTACCTTGAATGGTTTGAAACTACtcaaaagttgttgaaacaatCAGTGTTTGGAACTGCTTACGGAGGGTGTGTTTCATGGTACTCGGATGCAAAAGTCAACTTTGCTGCTTATCCATATAGTCAGATTACTTATTTCCGGAGAGGTAGAAATGTGAAGTGGgatgatttggatttggtcaaGACGAAGAACAGTTGA
- the SSU1 gene encoding Plasma membrane sulfite pump involved in sulfite metabolism (EggNog:ENOG503NW68; COG:P) — protein sequence MAANSLQPAQHHHSFTESDVETENTKLDSHASPPQKPYSSWNRLHHKASHKLVNNFLPAYFVNVMATGISAAICYHFPYPAAWLRVVGLILWALGIFFFLCGTVLMVISASTVRGNLVKFHTDPKVAPFMGCFAMGYNSMVNMLYFVTGPSFIIGIFVLWWVSVFLCVYTAVVIFYFTFLVKTSTKKHFSPENFHATLLLPIVALTVTSSAGQLFAMDLPHRNLQVLTVVVSYVLWANAMAMSFIVLSLIFYKYLVHKIPNTTMVFTTFIPIGFLGQGAFSILLCGNNLHQLVPAMAAKLAGLEFTHNMGQTLSEAATSIATVLMVVCSLTGLFLISFGYFNTCIAVASVLTKVLTKNPNPEHVCTSGPFEGMIRFNKGFWAMTFPLGTMAISNSELGKMYGMETFKAVGAVYGVATVVVTVGCCLGFLYHLARDVVECFTEEAH from the coding sequence atggctgcaaattcttTACAACCAGctcaacaccaccactcCTTCACGGAATCAGATGTGGAGACAGAAAACACAAAACTCGACTCTCATGCCTCCCCTCCACAAAAACCATATTCCTCCTGGAACCGGCTCCACCACAAAGCATCGCACAAACTCGTCAATAACTTCCTACCAGCATACTTTGTCAATGTGATGGCTACCGGTATTTCTGCCGCCATCTGCTACCACTTCCCATACCCAGCCGCCTGGCTCCGGGTGGTGGGACTCATTTTGTGGGCCCTAGGAatctttttcttcctttgTGGAACTGTCTTGATGGTCATTTCAGCCTCCACCGTACGGGGgaacttggtcaaattcCACACCGACCCCAAGGTGGCCCCGTTCATGGGATGTTTCGCCATGGGATACAACTCGATGGTGAACATGCTCTACTTCGTGACAGGCCCATCGTTCATCATCGGTATCTTTGTGCTCTGGTGGGTGTCTGTATTCCTTTGCGTGTACACGGCGGTGGTGATTTTCTACTTCACgtttttggtgaaaacCAGCACAAAGAAGCACTTTTCCCCGGAAAACTTCCATGCTACCCTTCTCTTGCCGATCGTGGCATTGACAGTCACCTCATCGGCGGGCCAGCTCTTCGCCATGGACTTACCGCACCGGAATCTTCAGGTACtcacggtggtggtgagCTACGTGCTTTGGGCCAACGCCATGGCCATGTCGTTCATTGTGCTCTCACTAATCTTCTACAAGTATCTTGTGCACAAGATCCCCAACACCACGATGGTGTTCACCACGTTCATCCCCATTGGGTTTTTGGGTCAAGGAGCATTTCTGATCCTCTTGTGTGGTAACAATTTGCACCAGCTCGTGCCGGcgatggctgcaaaattggCCGGTTTGGAATTCACTCACAACATGGGCCAAACGTTGCTGGAGGCCGCCACCAGCATTGCCACCgtgttgatggtggtgtGCTCTCTCACAGGGCTTTTTCTCATATCGTTTGGgtacttcaacacctgtATAGCGGTAGCGTCAGTGTTGACGAAggtgttgaccaagaacCCCAACCCGGAACATGTGTGTACCAGTGGGCCATTTGAAGGTATGATTCGGTTCAATAAGGGTTTCTGGGCCATGACATTTCCCTTGGGCACCATGGCCATTAGCAATAGTGAGCTTGGGAAGATGTATGGTATGGAGACGTTCAAGGCCGTGGGAGCTGTGTACGGAGTGGCGacggtggtggtgacagTTGGATGCTGTTTGGGTTTTTTGTACCACTTGGCACGAGATGTGGTTGAGTGTTTCACGGAAGAGGCCCATTAG
- a CDS encoding uncharacterized protein (EggNog:ENOG503NWPZ; COG:S), which yields MHISIHLPSQPTADPELLLHRLYAARDVAFFDEHLAGYVLVQQHPDLHVSISSHFEVFLDVSIIPGDILDTDPNYSPASFVVESLVVDELVASDLHDGLPFKLYRFSIPVKYPNKKLNSPRIHLSATIRFNDPPSNTSTIATLTDLEPCHPRNLLRELNLSSTNMFLSSTIIEDTDTSRKSLDSRVVADISHTDNSTAVASVTPATVSLPVLSALVVKLKSTKPAGKNNELLASFNVETSDHLAHLHHSSLHIRLNEFELSFAGQIININEGIYHFPIDFAVDESINLNFKLINNESLETSRQVTVTLNLQVLGPAASPYSSTISTSWSPLVDFNLVAPPISNSLKSMLTQAQPPQTLAKRRLVTTGASSLSTANTLSFKKTATNPVLFRKGSSNSSMTVNLCNPGISPSLFGLKLTFNGNLTVPLGQVTVWKLQAINNSSSNMMLSLVLQGQKDISASTPSVSQQPLRQRDLVPAYMKPALFSLYNSLKLDNNGVLLLDNDVRIGPLEPNSVFETNVKIIGLSRGVFNLDGLNIFDLASGDGLDFGKLVEVFVT from the coding sequence ATGCACATTCTGATCCATCTCCCCAGTCAGCCCACCGCCGACCCGGAGTTGCTTCTCCACCGGCTCTATGCCGCCCGCGACGTGGCCTTCTTCGACGAGCACCTCGCCGGCTACGTCCTCGTCCAACAACACCCCGATCTCCACGTCTCCATCCTGTCCCATTTTGAAGTGTTCCTAGACGTCAGCATTATTCCCGGCGATATCCTTGACACAGACCCCAATTACTCGCCGGCACTGTTCGTGGTGGAGTCGCTAGTGGTAGACGAGCTCGTGGCGCTGGACCTTCACGACGGCTTGCCGTTCAAACTATACCGATTCTCCATCCCCGTGAAATATCCAAACAAGAAGCTCAACTCGCCCCGAATCCACCTTAGCGCCACCATCAGGTTCAATGACCCACCCTCCAATACTTCCACCATCGCCACCCTCACGGACCTCGAGCCATGCCATCCCCGTAACCTCCTACGCGAGTTGAACCTCTCATCTACAAACATGTTTCTCCTGAGCACAATCATTGAGGACACAGACACATCCAGAAAAAGCCTCGACAGCCGGGTGGTGGCAGATATTTCCCACACCGACAACTCCACCGCCGTCGCGTCGGTGACCCCCGCTACCGTCTCGCTCCCAGTTCTCTCTGCCCTCGTCGTCAAACTCAAGTCCACCAAACCCGCTGGCAAAAACAACGAACTCCTTGCATCCTTCAACGTCGAAACCTCCGACCACCTCGCACACCTCCACCACTCGTCGCTCCACATTCGCCTCAACGAGTTCGAGTTGAGTTTCGCCGGCcagatcatcaacatcaacgaaGGCATCTACCATTTCCCCATCGACTTCGCGGTCGACGAGTCCATCAACCTAaacttcaaactcatcaacaacGAGTCCCTCGAAACCTCACGCCAGGTCACCGTGACCCTCAACCTCCAGGTTCTTGGCCCAGCAGCCTCGCCCTATAGTAGCACCATCTCCACCTCCTGGTCACCTTTGGTGGACTTCAACCTTGTCGCACCGCCCATCAGCAACTCACTCAAGTCCATGTTGACCCAAGCACAACCGCCACAGACGCTTGCAAAGCGTAGGCTTGTTACTACCGGGGCCTCTTCCTTGTCCACCGCCAACACcttgtctttcaaaaagacTGCCACCAACCCGGTGCTTTTCCGTAAAGGTTCGTCCAACTCGTCTATGACCGTCAACTTGTGCAATCCCGGCATTTCTCCCTCTTTGTTTGGACTTAAACTCACCTTCAACGGGAATCTCACGGTTCCGTTGGGCCAGGTGACGGTGTGGAAGCTCCaggccatcaacaactctCTGTCAAACATGATGCTTTCGCTCGTGCTCCAGGGCCAAAAGGATATTTCGGCGTCAACCCCTCTGGTCTCGCAACAACCGCTCCGCCAACGGGACCTCGTGCCAGCGTACATGAAACCGGCGCTTTTTTCGCTCTACAACTCGCTCAAACTCGATAATAATGGAGTGTTGTTGCTTGATAACGACGTGCGTATCGGCCCATTGGAACCCAACAGTGTATTTGAGACCAACGTCAAAATCATCGGGCTTTCGCGAGGggtgttcaacttggacgGGCTCAACATCTTTGACTTGGCTTCGGGCGACGggcttgattttggcaagttggttgaagtttttgtgACATAG
- the GRS1 gene encoding Glycine--tRNA ligase 1, mitochondrial (COG:J; EggNog:ENOG503NTZ4): MSTAQTPIPFSRDALEQVLKRRFFFAPSFEIYGGVSGLYDYGPPGCALQANVVDTWRKHFILEEDMLEVDCSMLTPHEVLKTSGHVDKFADWMCRDLKTGEIFRADHLVEEVLEARLKGDKAARGQDVSEVEEDEDKKKRKKKVKEIKNVKLDDEVVKEYETILNQIDGFSGPQLGELITKYNITNPATGGPLEQPVEFNLMFETAIGPSGQLKGYLRPETAQGQFLNFSKLLDFNNEKMPFASASIGKSFRNEISPRAGLLRVREFLMAEIEHYVDPEDKNHPRFDEIKDVKLKFLPKSVQEAGSNELKEVSVGDAVESGMVDNQTLGYFLARIYKFLLKIGVDKNRLRFRQHLSNEMAHYAADCWDAELQTSYGWIECVGCADRSAYDLSVHAARTNEKLVVRKALDAPVTVEKFEVDIEKKKFGPTFRKDAGKVQDWLLARTQCELEDLSKELKDNAKIVFKVDGIEQEVELDETFVKIGKVTRTEHIREFTPNVIEPSFGIGRIIYSIFEHQFWARPEDTDRSVLSLPPLVAPTKVLLVPLSSNAELQPMVKRVTNFLRKEQIPFKVDDSSTSIGKRYSRNDELGTPFGITIDFDSIKDDSVTLRERDSTKQVRGSFEDVIRAIKEITYNGVSWAEGTAKLTPFESQSSE; this comes from the coding sequence ATGTCCACCGCTCAAACTCCCATCCCCTTTTCCAGGGATGCCTTGGAACAAGtcttgaagagaagatttTTCTTTGCCCCCTCCTTCGAAATCTACGGAGGTGTTTCCGGATTGTACGACTATGGTCCACCAGGATGCGCTTTACAAGCCAATGTGGTTGATACCTGGAGAAAGCATTTtattttggaagaagatatgTTAGAAGTTGACTGTTCAATGTTGACTCCTCacgaggtgttgaagacttcTGGTCATGTCGACAAGTTTGCTGATTGGATGTGCAGAGACTTGAAAACTGGAGAAATTTTTAGAGCTGACCacttggtggaagaagtcCTTGAAGCCAGATTGAAGGGTGACAAGGCTGCCAGGGGCCAAGATGTTAGCGAGGTggaagaggatgaagataagaaaaagagaaagaagaaggtcaaggaaatcaagaatgtcaagttggatgatGAAGTTGTCAAGGAATATGAGACGATTTTGAACCAAATCGATGGGTTTTCAGGACCTCAGTTGGGTGAATTGATCACCAAGtacaacatcaccaaccctGCCACTGGGGGACCTTTGGAGCAACCAGTCGAGTTTAACTTGATGTTTGAAACTGCCATTGGTCCTTCTGGTCAATTGAAAGGATACTTGAGACCAGAAACTGCCCAGGGccaattcttgaacttttccaagttgttggacttcaacaatgagAAGATGCCTTTTGCTTCTGCCTCTATTGGTAAGTCTTTCAGAAACGAGATTTCTCCTAGAGCTGGTTTGTTGAGAGTTCGTGAATTCTTGATGGCCGAAATTGAACATTATGTTGACCCAGAGGACAAGAACCATCCAAGATTCGATGAAATTAAGgatgtcaagttgaaattcTTACCCAAGAGCGTTCAAGAAGCTGGTTCCAATGAGTTAAAAGAAGTCTCTGTTGGTGATGCTGTTGAATCTGGAATGGTCGACAACCAAACCTTGGGTTACTTCCTTGCTAGAATCTACAAGTTCTTGCTTAAGATTGGAGTCGATAAAAACAGACTTAGATTCAGACAACATTTATCCAACGAAATGGCTCATTACGCCGCTGACTGTTGGGATGCCGAATTACAAACCTCCTACGGTTGGATTGAATGTGTTGGTTGTGCTGACAGATCGGCGTACGATTTGTCTGTTCATGCTGCTAGAACCAacgagaagttggtggtgagaAAGGCCTTGGATGCCCCCGTCACTGTGGAAAAGTTCGAAGTTGACAtcgagaagaagaagtttggtCCTACATTCAGAAAGGACGCCGGTAAGGTTCAAGACTGGTTATTGGCTAGAACTCAATGTGAGTTGGAGGACTTGTCtaaggaattgaaggacAATGCTAAGATTGTGTTTAAGGTGGATGGAATCGAGCAAGAGGTTGAATTGGACGAAACTTTTGTCAAGATTGGTAAAGTAACCAGAACCGAACACATCAGAGAATTCACTCCTAATGTCATTGAACCATCTTTTGGTATTGGTAGAATTATCTACTCTATTTTTGAACACCAGTTCTGGGCCAGACCCGAAGACACCGACAGATCCGTGTTGTCTTTACCTCCTTTGGTTGCTCCTACCAAAGTATTGCTTGTGCCATTATCTTCGAATGCTGAATTACAGCCAATGGTGAAGAGagtcaccaacttcttgagaaaGGAACAAATTCCATTCAAGGTAGATGATTCTTCTACTTCTATTGGTAAGAGATACTCCAGAAACGATGAATTGGGTACTCCATTTGGTATCACCATCGACTTTGACTCTATCAAGGACGACTCTGTCACCTTAAGAGAAAGAGATTCTACCAAGCAAGTCAGAGGTTCTTTCGAAGACGTGATTAGGGCCATCAAGGAGATCACCTATAATGGCGTGTCATGGGCTGAAGGGACCGCTAAACTCACCCCATTTGAATCACAATCTAGTGAGTAG
- the PRD1 gene encoding metalloendopeptidase (EggNog:ENOG503NX1E; MEROPS:MER0001153; COG:O), with translation MSEIDYDNLISKLSLPRWDHTPSQVLQKAEDLIRIQDECLNKFAAVENPTTENALAPYLQTVQEIWFSEGQLTFYSSVSPQKDVRDASNAVSKKLDKYSIEASQRKDVYKVFKKLAEAKHSDPETTRYLDKKVLGYQRNGMELPDDQQEVLKNYKLQLSELAIEFKRALNEIDEYIAFTREELEGVPDDVVDQFQIDGGKYKMTFKYTDFFPVMKYAKNQDTRKRAYIGNQSKCANNGTILLNMLKLRYRVAKLLNYDHYSAFVLEERIAKTSDNVLTFLHDLRAKLTPLGKQQLQHMKELKYKDLRSRELSPQDDFYIWDQSFYDNLLLEKEYQVDHKKIQEYFPLDLTIKRMLSIYETIFDIKFHKLANLPVEFTWHSEVKQFAVFQNIKSGNPSFVGIIYFDLHPREGKYGHAANFNLGPGFEKGDGTRQYPVTALVCNFTKPSKDKPALLKHSELKTFFHELGHGVHSILSKTKYAKFHGTRVPRDFVEAPSQMLEYWIWSQDELKALSSHYQTGEPISDELLGQLIKSKSVNRALLNLRQVFLGLFDMKCHTIDNEEDLETFDLLSTWNDMRGDISLIPADAIRTPGYASFRHIALGYSSSYYGYLYSQVFAADMFYSLFKKDPMNIQSGLRYRDVILSTGNSREIMESLEELLGRKPTNTAFLKELLG, from the coding sequence ATGTCTGAAATCGACTACGATAACCTCATTTCCAAGCTTTCACTTCCTCGGTGGGACCACACGCCCTCTCAGGTTCTTCAGAAAGCAGAAGACTTGATACGTATCCAAGACGAATGCCTCAACAAATTCGCTGCTGTTGAGAACCCTACTACAGAAAACGCGTTGGCTCCGTACTTGCAAACAGTGCAAGAAATATGGTTTTCCGAGGGCCAATTGACATTCTACCTGTCTGTGTCTCCACAGAAGGATGTGAGAGACGCCTCCAATGCCGTGCTGAAGAAGCTAGACAAGTACTCGATTGAGGCTCTGCAGAGGAAAGACGTCTATAAagtgttcaagaaattggcaGAAGCCAAACACCTGGACCCGGAAACTACTCGTTACTTGGATAAGAAGGTGTTGGGATACCAAAGAAATGGCATGGAATTGCCGGATGACCAGCAGGAAGTTCTAAAGAATTATAAGCTTCAGCTCTCTGAGCTTGCGATTGAATTTAAACGGGCATTAAATGAAATTGACGAATATATAGCTTTTACCAGAGAAGAATTGGAGGGTGTTCCCGATGATGTTGTGGATCAGTTCCAAATCGATGGCGGAAAGTATAAGATGACTTTCAAGTACACTGACTTCTTCCCAGTAATGAAATACGCTAAGAACCAAGATACCAGAAAAAGAGCCTACATTGGAAATCAGTCCAAGTGTGCAAACAACGGAACTATACTCTTGAATATGCTCAAGCTCAGGTACAGAGTGGccaagcttttgaactACGATCATTACTCTGCttttgttttggaagaGAGGATAGCAAAAACTCTGGACAATGTTTTGACGTTCCTTCACGATTTGCGGGCTAAACTAACCCCTTTGGGcaaacaacaacttcaacacatgaaagagttgaaatATAAAGATTTAAGGTCCCGGGAACTTTCTCCACAAGACGATTTTTATATTTGGGACCAGAGTTTTTACGataacttgttgttggaaaaagaatatcaagttgaccaCAAGAAGATCCAGGAGTACTTCCCGTTAGACTTGACCATCAAAAGGATGCTATCGATATACGAAACCATTTTTGATATCAAATTCCACAAATTGGCCAACCTCCCTGTTGAATTTACATGGCACTCAGAAGTAAAACAGTTTGCAGTTTTTCAGAATATTAAACTGGGAAACCCGTCATTTGTTGGGATCATATACTTTGACTTGCATCCTCGAGAAGGTAAATACGGCCATGCTGCTAACTTCAATTTGGGACCAGGTTTCGAGAAGGGCGATGGAACAAGACAATATCCTGTCACCGCATTGGTCTGCAATTTTACCAAACCTTCAAAAGACAAGCCTGCCTTGTTGAAGCACAGTGAGCTCAAGACTTTCTTTCATGAATTGGGCCATGGAGTCCACAGTATTCTATCCAAAACCAAGTACGCCAAGTTTCATGGCACTAGAGTCCCTAGAgactttgttgaagctcCATCGCAAATGCTTGAGTATTGGATTTGGTCCCAAGACGAGTTAAAAGCCTTGTCTTCCCATTATCAAACTGGAGAACCTATAAGTGATGAATTGCTTGGCCAGCTCATTAAATCTAAAAGTGTCAATAGAGCCTTATTGAACCTTCGTCAGGTGTTTTTGGGTCTATTTGACATGAAATGCCACACTATCGATAATGaggaagatttggaaaccTTTGACTTATTGAGTACGTGGAACGATATGAGAGGAGATATTTCGTTGATTCCTGCTGATGCTATTAGAACTCCAGGATATGCTTCATTCCGCCATATTGCTCTTGGATATTCCTCCAGTTATTATGGATATTTATATTCCCAAGTGTTTGCTGCAGATATGTTTTATTCGTTGTTTAAGAAAGATCCAATGAACATCCAAAGTGGCTTGAGGTATCGAGATGTCATTTTGTCCACAGGAAACTCGAGAGAAATAATGGAGAGCCTTGAGGAGCTATTGGGGAGAAAACCCACTAATACGGCGTTCTTGAAAGAGCTTCTTGGCTAA